In a genomic window of Gammaproteobacteria bacterium:
- a CDS encoding D-alanyl-D-alanine carboxypeptidase, translating into MRKLIIVSLMGLSCLFVEQTSFSQDSSPIPDSALSLPLPMQTSAPQPVLIPQAPAIDAKGYVLMDVATGNIIAQSNMDERLEPASLTKLMSTYVVFGALQSKTITLDDQVRVSETAWHAEGSRMFIKEGDDVKVSDLIQGDIVASGNDATIALSEHVAGSEASFVEMMNSQAQRLGMTSSHFVDATGLPADDHYTTPKDLSILARAIILNFPDQYHWFSEKWFDYAGIKQPNRNRLLWQYPGTDGLKTGHTDAAGYCLIASAVKDNTRLLAVVMGAPSDKERAADAIKLFTYGFRFFQSTKLYDANVELTTTRVWKGEKQNVKLGIAAPINVTLPVGAQKLVKTAIEVNPNIVAPIVKGQTYGKVTASYEGKVVATAPLIALEDIPKGGLFRRISDSISKAFHRLFGKEQN; encoded by the coding sequence GTGCGCAAGCTTATTATTGTTAGTTTGATGGGATTGTCCTGTCTATTTGTCGAGCAAACCTCTTTTTCACAAGACAGCTCACCAATTCCTGATTCAGCGCTTTCATTACCTCTTCCAATGCAAACCAGCGCGCCGCAGCCAGTGTTGATTCCTCAAGCGCCGGCTATTGATGCCAAGGGTTATGTGCTTATGGATGTTGCTACCGGTAACATTATTGCACAAAGCAATATGGATGAAAGATTGGAGCCCGCGAGCTTAACAAAACTAATGTCGACTTACGTTGTCTTTGGCGCATTACAAAGCAAAACCATTACTCTGGATGACCAAGTCAGAGTGAGTGAAACCGCATGGCATGCTGAAGGGTCACGCATGTTCATTAAAGAAGGCGATGATGTAAAAGTCAGCGATTTGATTCAAGGTGATATCGTTGCATCAGGCAATGATGCCACCATCGCATTATCAGAACATGTTGCCGGCAGCGAAGCTAGCTTTGTTGAAATGATGAACTCACAAGCACAACGCTTGGGAATGACTAGCTCACATTTTGTCGATGCCACAGGATTACCTGCAGATGATCACTACACCACGCCCAAAGATTTATCTATTTTGGCTAGAGCCATCATTCTTAATTTCCCCGACCAATATCATTGGTTTTCAGAAAAATGGTTTGATTACGCTGGCATCAAGCAACCGAATCGCAACCGATTATTGTGGCAATATCCTGGCACTGACGGCTTGAAAACAGGTCACACTGACGCAGCAGGTTATTGTTTGATTGCTTCAGCCGTAAAAGATAACACTCGATTATTGGCAGTTGTCATGGGTGCCCCGTCCGATAAAGAACGCGCCGCTGACGCTATTAAGTTGTTCACTTATGGCTTTAGATTTTTTCAAAGCACCAAACTCTATGATGCGAATGTAGAATTAACCACGACACGTGTTTGGAAAGGCGAAAAGCAAAACGTTAAATTAGGCATAGCAGCACCGATCAATGTCACTCTGCCAGTGGGAGCACAAAAACTGGTAAAAACAGCTATTGAAGTCAATCCAAATATTGTCGCTCCTATCGTAAAAGGGCAGACATATGGCAAAGTAACCGCAAGCTATGAAGGCAAAGTCGTTGCAACCGCTCCTTTAATCGCTTTAGAAGATATTCCAAAGGGAGGACTCTTCCGCAGAATTTCTGACAGCATCTCCAAAGCTTTTCATCGACTCTTTGGAAAAGAACAAAACTAA
- a CDS encoding aminotransferase class IV — protein sequence MSNTKGHMVYLNGEYLDLQKAKISVLDRGFLFGDSVYEVIPVYNHRPFAAKQHLDRLTKSLTAIHMDSPLDHDSWIEIFDRVLASSALSDKMLYIQVTRGAYPSRGHAIPDDVTPTVLVAALPTTRRYVLEGVNVITVKDQRWANCRIKATTLLPNVLAKDAAQRVSTHDAIFVKDGFALEGTASNLFMVKGNTVFTSPLSANILPGITRSIVIDILKTHHIAIEEKMITLDELKKADEIWLTGSVQEIVPVVLLDHCAVADGIVGPMWKRITRLYADRVEQETT from the coding sequence ATGAGTAATACTAAAGGGCACATGGTTTATTTGAATGGCGAATATCTTGACTTACAAAAAGCCAAGATATCCGTTTTAGATCGAGGCTTTCTATTTGGCGATAGCGTTTATGAAGTCATTCCTGTTTATAATCATCGACCCTTTGCTGCGAAGCAGCATCTCGATCGTTTAACTAAAAGTCTTACGGCCATTCATATGGATTCTCCTTTGGATCATGATAGCTGGATTGAAATATTTGATCGCGTTTTAGCGTCTTCAGCATTAAGCGATAAAATGCTTTATATACAAGTCACTCGAGGCGCTTATCCTTCTCGTGGTCATGCGATTCCTGATGACGTCACTCCAACGGTACTCGTTGCAGCACTTCCAACCACGCGCAGGTATGTATTGGAAGGCGTTAATGTCATTACCGTTAAAGATCAACGCTGGGCAAATTGCCGCATAAAAGCCACGACGCTATTACCTAACGTACTAGCGAAAGACGCCGCTCAACGTGTTTCAACGCATGATGCTATTTTTGTTAAAGATGGGTTTGCACTAGAGGGCACCGCCAGCAATCTTTTTATGGTAAAAGGTAACACCGTTTTCACTTCTCCTTTATCCGCTAATATTCTTCCAGGCATTACTCGCAGTATTGTGATCGATATTTTAAAAACGCATCACATTGCGATTGAAGAAAAAATGATTACGCTGGATGAACTGAAAAAAGCAGATGAAATATGGCTAACAGGCTCAGTACAAGAAATTGTTCCGGTCGTATTATTGGATCATTGTGCGGTTGCTGACGGAATAGTCGGCCCAATGTGGAAACGCATCACGCGTCTTTATGCAGACAGAGTTGAACAAGAGACCACCTAG
- a CDS encoding DUF493 domain-containing protein: MTEQYEQPSATSILEFPCAFTIKAVGKATPEFESAVLDIIKQHANDLLNEHSVRQRYSRDKNYLALSITIQAQSKAQLDAIYQDLTKEPLVKMAL; encoded by the coding sequence ATGACTGAGCAATATGAACAACCGTCGGCTACATCTATCCTCGAATTTCCTTGTGCGTTTACAATTAAAGCCGTCGGGAAAGCCACGCCTGAATTTGAAAGCGCTGTATTAGACATTATAAAACAACATGCAAATGATTTGCTCAATGAACACTCTGTTCGACAACGCTATAGTCGCGATAAAAATTATCTCGCTCTAAGCATTACCATTCAAGCACAGAGTAAAGCACAATTAGACGCGATTTATCAAGATTTAACGAAAGAGCCGTTAGTGAAAATGGCGTTGTAG